The region CTAATGCATTTATAATTTCTATATCGGATAAAGAAAGATAAAGTTTGGCTAATTTTTTAAAGCCTTAAGTTCCTTATCAGTAATATTAGCTTTTTTGTTTTTTGCAAAACTATATATAAAAAAAGCTTTATTATTAAATCTAAAGGCAACTATAGTCCTCGCGCCTCCTCGTTTACCTTTATTATCTAGTGGAATTCTTTTTTTATAAACATTACCGCCCAGATTAGCATCAAATAAACCTTTATTCATTTGTGAGACTGCATCTATAAGCACCTGATCGGAAATTTTGTACTCTTGAGCCTATTCAGAAAAAGCATTTATTTTATATATTTCCAAATTTTTCTCTTTTAAATAATTATATCACCTAGTGTTATAATTACAAACAGTTATTAATGCTAAATGGATTTGGTTTAAAATAAAATATATAAAATTTTTAGAATGCAGCTCTTCTATAGATTCCAAAAAGAGAAAATGTAAGTCTCGAAAAAGGAACGTTTTTTGAGACTTTATTAAGTTACAATACCAGCGTACACATTGCAGGATTACTTCGCCATGAAAGTGATGTCATTTGAAATCGGATGGATTTTTAAAACTCATAGAAATAACTAGCTAAATTTGTTTAGTATACAACCACCTTATTTTTGCAACGTCATCCCCATGACTATAGGTAATGCCATTCTTTATTGTGGAATGATAGCTTAGTTTAAATCCGACCTTTCGCAATAAGTTTAATATGCTGCAAATTACTTGGCTAAATGCTTTTTATTAAAAACTTAATTAATTGTAATATAAGAAAGACTTTTTATGAAAAATGTAAAAATAAACTACATAAATCATATTATTAAAAACCCATTACTATGATTTAATGCAGTTAATTTTAATTAAAGAATAGTAATTAATGAAACATCTTAAACAATTTATTTCTCATTT is a window of Legionella busanensis DNA encoding:
- a CDS encoding type II toxin-antitoxin system RelE/ParE family toxin, whose protein sequence is MNKGLFDANLGGNVYKKRIPLDNKGKRGGARTIVAFRFNNKAFFIYSFAKNKKANITDKELKALKN